In one window of Bizionia sp. M204 DNA:
- a CDS encoding FMN-binding glutamate synthase family protein, producing the protein MNAFLDFLGNISWWMWIIIALILVAIRDVFFQRRHTISHNFPIVGHFRYMLEKIGPELRQYLVANNREELPFNRIERSWIYASAKKQNNYEGFGTDRDIYAHQHIFINNAMMPFKIPENHPHTIDPTFLPCAKVMGLYNNRRKPYRPASVINVSAMSFGSLSAKAVESMNKGVKMADAYHNTGEGGLSPYHSHGGDVVFHFGTGYFGVRSDDGTFSMEKLIALVEKNPFVKAIEIKLSQGAKPGKGGVLPGAKITQEISDIRHVPLGKDVLSPPTHSAFSNVPEMMVFIEQIAEATGLPVGIKAAIGKLEQWEELADIMVKTGKGPDFITVDGGEGGTGAAPPSFADHVSLPWVFGFSDLYKVFKNRNLTERIVFVGSGKLGFPAKAAMAFAMGADCINVAREAMMSIGCIQAQVCHTNRCPAGVATQNKWLQSGIDPTLKSERLAQYFKTFRKEFIEITHAAGYEHPCQFKMSDVAVNVDDQTLTKELDRTYMYNKTVVPFKSVQDLKDCQYLGGFKA; encoded by the coding sequence ATGAATGCTTTCCTTGATTTTTTAGGCAACATATCTTGGTGGATGTGGATTATTATTGCGTTAATTTTAGTTGCTATTCGCGATGTGTTTTTTCAAAGACGACACACCATTAGCCATAACTTTCCAATAGTGGGTCACTTCCGTTATATGTTGGAAAAAATTGGACCAGAATTAAGACAATATTTAGTTGCCAATAACCGCGAGGAACTTCCTTTTAACCGAATTGAGCGGAGCTGGATTTACGCCTCGGCAAAAAAACAAAATAACTACGAGGGCTTTGGAACCGATAGAGATATTTATGCACATCAGCATATTTTTATCAATAATGCCATGATGCCTTTTAAAATTCCAGAAAATCATCCGCATACTATAGACCCTACGTTTTTACCTTGTGCCAAAGTAATGGGGCTTTATAACAACCGAAGAAAACCTTATAGGCCAGCTTCTGTTATTAATGTTAGCGCCATGAGTTTTGGGTCTTTATCAGCCAAGGCTGTAGAATCCATGAATAAAGGTGTAAAAATGGCTGACGCTTATCATAACACTGGTGAAGGTGGATTGTCTCCATACCATTCGCATGGTGGGGATGTTGTCTTTCACTTTGGAACGGGTTATTTTGGCGTCCGAAGTGATGATGGTACGTTTTCGATGGAGAAGTTAATAGCCTTGGTTGAAAAGAATCCATTTGTAAAAGCTATTGAAATTAAGCTGTCCCAAGGTGCTAAACCTGGAAAAGGTGGCGTATTACCAGGTGCAAAAATAACGCAAGAAATATCAGATATAAGACATGTACCATTAGGTAAAGACGTGTTATCTCCTCCTACGCACTCTGCCTTTTCAAATGTTCCGGAAATGATGGTTTTTATAGAACAAATTGCCGAAGCAACCGGATTACCTGTTGGAATTAAAGCGGCTATTGGAAAATTAGAGCAATGGGAAGAGTTGGCCGATATTATGGTTAAAACTGGTAAAGGCCCAGACTTTATAACGGTAGATGGTGGCGAAGGTGGAACTGGTGCAGCACCTCCAAGTTTTGCAGATCACGTATCCTTACCTTGGGTTTTTGGTTTTAGTGATTTATATAAAGTGTTTAAAAATAGAAACTTGACAGAACGTATTGTTTTTGTTGGTAGTGGAAAGTTAGGTTTTCCAGCTAAAGCCGCTATGGCATTTGCCATGGGAGCCGACTGTATTAATGTTGCCCGTGAAGCCATGATGAGTATTGGTTGTATTCAGGCGCAAGTTTGCCATACTAATCGTTGTCCTGCTGGAGTGGCTACACAAAATAAATGGCTGCAAAGCGGTATTGATCCAACATTAAAATCTGAAAGATTAGCGCAGTATTTTAAAACCTTTAGAAAGGAATTTATTGAAATTACACACGCTGCAGGATATGAACATCCATGCCAGTTTAAAATGAGTGATGTAGCTGTAAATGTAGACGACCAAACGCTTACTAAAGAATTAGACAGAACCTATATGTACAACAAAACGGTTGTCCCGTTTAAAAGCGTTCAAGACTTGAAAGATTGTCAATATCTAGGCGGCTTTAAAGCCTAA
- a CDS encoding ATP-dependent helicase, producing the protein MEKYLSQLNEAQLAPTLQKDGPMIVIAGAGSGKTRVLTYRIAYLMSQGVDAFNILSLTFTNKAAREMKARIATIVGESEAKNLWMGTFHSVFAKILRFEADKLGYPSNFTIYDTQDSDRLIASIIKEMNLDKEIYKTKQIRSRISSYKNSLITVKAYFQNPELMEADKMARRPRLGEIYKNYVDRCFKAGVMDFDDLLLKTNELLTRFPEVLAKYQDKFRYILVDEYQDTNHSQYLIVRALSDRFQNICVVGDDAQSIYAFRGANINNILNFQKDYEDVKLFRLEQNYRSTKNIVNAANSIIDKNQTKLDKIVWTANDEGAKIKVNRSLTDGDEGRFVASSIFENKMQNQLPNSDFAVLYRTNAQSRSIEDALRKRDIPYRIYGGLSFYQRKEIKDVLSYLRLIINPADEEALKRVINYPARGIGQTTMDRLVVAANGYGKTIFEVLQNIDKVDVNINSGARNKLRDFTTLIESFQVMNQTANAFDLAEHVTKASGLIRELNKDSTPEGVARMENIEELLNGIKDFVEGQKEIADATASLAEFLEDVALATDLDADKGDADHVALMTIHLAKGLEFPYVYIVGLEEDLFPSAMSMGTRSELEEERRLFYVALTRAEKQAYLTYALSRYRWGKLIDSDPSRFIEEIDEQYLDIITPIEERRFNPMLDADIFGDPEPNKVRFKKPVQPTFKKKGAPVSKVVKKELPTSKNLKPVSQTKGNTNLFDGKLAVGNMVEHLRFGKGEVLKIEGAGGDTKAEIKFNNGGVKKLLLRFAKLEVIG; encoded by the coding sequence TTGGAGAAGTATTTAAGCCAGTTAAATGAAGCGCAACTTGCGCCAACATTGCAGAAAGATGGACCGATGATTGTTATTGCAGGAGCTGGTTCTGGCAAAACACGTGTCTTGACGTATCGTATTGCGTACCTCATGAGTCAAGGTGTGGATGCCTTTAATATCCTATCATTAACATTTACTAACAAAGCAGCACGTGAAATGAAAGCGCGTATTGCAACTATTGTTGGTGAAAGTGAAGCAAAAAACCTTTGGATGGGAACTTTCCACTCCGTTTTTGCTAAAATTTTGCGTTTTGAAGCCGATAAATTGGGCTATCCAAGCAATTTCACCATTTATGACACCCAAGATTCTGATAGGTTAATTGCGTCTATAATTAAAGAAATGAATTTGGATAAGGAAATCTATAAAACGAAACAGATTCGTTCCCGAATTTCATCATACAAAAACAGCTTAATAACTGTAAAAGCCTATTTTCAGAATCCAGAATTAATGGAAGCTGATAAAATGGCCAGACGTCCACGATTAGGCGAAATTTATAAAAATTACGTGGATCGCTGTTTTAAAGCAGGTGTTATGGATTTTGATGATTTACTATTAAAAACCAACGAATTGCTTACGCGTTTCCCCGAAGTATTAGCAAAATATCAAGATAAATTCCGCTACATTTTGGTGGATGAGTATCAGGATACCAACCACTCGCAGTATTTAATTGTTCGTGCCTTATCAGATCGTTTTCAGAACATCTGTGTGGTAGGGGATGATGCCCAAAGTATCTATGCCTTCCGAGGCGCTAACATTAATAATATTTTAAACTTCCAAAAGGATTATGAGGATGTGAAGCTCTTTCGTTTGGAGCAGAATTACCGTTCTACAAAAAATATTGTAAATGCCGCGAATTCCATCATTGATAAAAACCAAACCAAGCTTGATAAAATAGTTTGGACGGCCAATGATGAAGGTGCTAAAATAAAAGTCAACCGTTCGTTAACCGATGGTGATGAAGGGCGTTTTGTAGCGAGTTCTATTTTTGAAAATAAAATGCAAAATCAATTGCCAAATAGCGATTTTGCTGTTTTGTATAGAACTAATGCGCAATCCCGTTCTATTGAAGATGCCTTAAGAAAACGAGATATTCCGTATCGTATTTATGGTGGTTTATCATTTTATCAGCGAAAGGAAATTAAGGATGTCCTGTCTTACTTACGTTTAATTATTAACCCAGCTGATGAGGAGGCTTTAAAACGTGTTATTAATTATCCGGCTCGTGGTATTGGGCAAACAACTATGGATAGATTGGTTGTGGCAGCAAATGGGTACGGTAAAACCATTTTTGAAGTCCTTCAAAACATTGATAAAGTAGATGTAAATATCAACTCGGGAGCACGTAATAAATTACGAGATTTTACAACGCTTATTGAGAGTTTTCAGGTTATGAATCAAACCGCCAATGCCTTTGATCTGGCGGAACATGTAACCAAAGCTAGTGGTTTAATTCGTGAATTAAATAAAGATAGCACGCCTGAAGGTGTTGCTAGAATGGAAAATATTGAAGAACTATTAAATGGTATTAAAGATTTTGTTGAAGGGCAAAAAGAAATTGCAGATGCCACGGCGTCATTAGCAGAGTTTTTAGAAGATGTGGCTCTGGCTACCGATTTAGATGCGGATAAAGGCGATGCCGATCACGTAGCTTTAATGACTATTCACTTGGCAAAAGGCTTGGAATTTCCGTATGTATATATAGTTGGTTTGGAGGAAGATTTATTTCCGTCAGCCATGAGTATGGGAACGAGAAGTGAGTTGGAGGAGGAGCGTCGTTTGTTTTATGTTGCTTTAACCCGTGCTGAAAAACAAGCCTATTTAACCTATGCTTTATCCCGTTACCGTTGGGGAAAACTGATTGATTCAGACCCAAGTCGCTTTATTGAAGAAATAGACGAGCAGTATTTAGATATTATAACACCAATTGAAGAACGCCGATTTAACCCGATGCTAGATGCTGATATTTTTGGCGATCCGGAACCCAATAAAGTGCGTTTTAAAAAACCAGTTCAACCTACTTTTAAAAAGAAAGGAGCACCCGTTTCTAAAGTGGTGAAGAAGGAATTGCCGACTTCTAAAAATTTAAAGCCGGTAAGTCAAACCAAAGGGAATACAAATCTATTTGATGGTAAATTAGCCGTAGGAAATATGGTAGAGCATTTGCGTTTTGGTAAAGGCGAAGTTTTAAAAATTGAAGGCGCCGGAGGGGACACAAAAGCGGAAATAAAATTTAACAATGGTGGTGTTAAAAAGTTATTATTACGCTTTGCTAAATTAGAAGTGATTGGATAA
- a CDS encoding alpha/beta hydrolase, with product MLFIMKTIHSLLLCSLTVLLVFSCDSDDETSQGSNLNSAAYYEKLNVSYGNSIHQKFDIYLPANRTLDTNVMILIHGGGWSAGDKNDMNGFRDYIKNEFPNMGIVNMNYRLADANNQPYPMQINDITAVINYLKNEREFYVIDNDFAFVGVSAGAHLALLWSYAFDTGSDIDMVCSIVGPTNLADPAYLNNTNPELQALLDLYGLDASIEFLEEASPYHRATASAPPTILFYGGMDPLIPVSQGTDMHAKLDNLGVTNEFTLYPNAGHGWIGLELLDSTIKLKAFMQTHFD from the coding sequence ATTCTATTTATTATGAAAACTATTCATTCGCTCTTATTGTGCTCATTAACAGTTTTACTTGTGTTTTCATGCGATTCCGATGATGAGACCTCTCAAGGCTCAAATTTAAACTCCGCAGCCTATTACGAAAAATTAAATGTTTCTTACGGAAATAGTATTCATCAAAAATTTGATATTTATCTTCCAGCAAATAGAACATTAGATACCAATGTTATGATTTTGATACATGGAGGCGGTTGGAGCGCAGGTGACAAAAATGACATGAATGGTTTTAGGGATTACATTAAAAATGAATTTCCAAACATGGGCATTGTAAACATGAATTACCGCTTAGCCGACGCCAACAATCAGCCATACCCGATGCAAATTAATGATATTACAGCTGTAATTAATTATTTAAAAAATGAACGCGAATTTTATGTTATTGATAATGATTTTGCGTTTGTAGGCGTAAGTGCTGGCGCACATTTAGCATTATTATGGAGCTATGCCTTTGATACTGGTTCTGATATAGATATGGTTTGCAGCATTGTTGGACCTACCAATTTAGCGGATCCCGCATATTTGAACAATACGAACCCTGAATTACAAGCGCTTTTAGATCTTTATGGTCTTGATGCCTCTATAGAATTTCTAGAAGAAGCAAGCCCATATCATCGTGCCACAGCTTCTGCACCGCCTACCATATTGTTTTATGGGGGAATGGACCCACTAATTCCCGTATCACAAGGAACCGATATGCATGCGAAGTTGGATAATTTAGGTGTTACCAATGAATTCACCCTATACCCAAATGCAGGTCATGGCTGGATTGGTCTTGAATTGTTAGATTCCACTATTAAACTAAAAGCCTTTATGCAAACACATTTTGATTAG
- a CDS encoding L-threonylcarbamoyladenylate synthase, with product MAEFIRIYEENPNPKEIKRVVEILKRGGLIIYPTDTVYGLGCDITNVKALEKIARIKGVKLEKSNFSFICHDLSNLSDYVKQIDTTTFKILKRALPGPYTFILPGAKSLPSVFKKKKTVGIRVPSNNIALEIVKQLGNPIISTSIRDEDDVLEYTTDPELIFEKWENLVDLVIDAGYGDNVASTVIDLSEDTPIIVREGKGSLEIF from the coding sequence ATGGCTGAATTTATAAGAATATACGAAGAAAACCCAAATCCGAAAGAGATTAAGCGGGTTGTTGAAATTTTAAAACGAGGCGGTTTAATTATTTATCCAACCGATACCGTTTATGGATTAGGGTGTGATATTACCAATGTAAAAGCTTTGGAAAAAATTGCTAGAATTAAAGGTGTCAAGCTAGAAAAGTCAAATTTTTCTTTTATCTGTCACGATTTAAGTAATTTAAGCGATTATGTTAAGCAAATAGACACCACAACTTTTAAAATTTTAAAACGGGCGCTTCCTGGGCCGTACACTTTTATTTTACCAGGAGCAAAATCCCTTCCTTCTGTTTTTAAAAAAAAGAAAACCGTTGGTATTCGTGTGCCTAGTAATAATATAGCGTTGGAAATAGTAAAGCAATTAGGAAACCCTATTATTTCTACATCCATTCGTGATGAAGATGATGTTTTGGAATATACTACAGATCCTGAATTGATTTTTGAAAAATGGGAAAATTTAGTCGATTTGGTTATAGATGCTGGTTATGGTGATAACGTGGCATCTACCGTTATCGATTTATCTGAAGACACACCAATAATAGTGAGAGAAGGAAAAGGTAGTTTAGAGATTTTTTAG
- a CDS encoding OmpA family protein: MKKLILLSISAMFLLGSCVSKKEYAALEAKQKETQDLLNTATIKLNSCLSKAQGLEDRLADFKKTNENLIISNEALTMLTTKGASNVEKSLESLKEKDLRISRLQDAVSKKDSVMLALVTSLKKEVGINDPDIQVNVEKGVVFISIADKVLFQSGSYNVSTRAKEILGKVATVVKAKPTFECMVEAHTDPVPYNRPPLIDNWDLSVKRATSVVRVLEDLGVAPKQLIAAGRSEFQPLVDNDTAENRAKNRRTRIIVLPKIDEFYEMIDKEMKNLAADGR; this comes from the coding sequence ATGAAAAAACTAATTTTATTGAGTATTTCCGCCATGTTCCTATTAGGTTCATGCGTTTCCAAGAAAGAATATGCAGCTCTTGAAGCCAAGCAAAAAGAAACACAAGATTTATTAAATACTGCTACGATAAAGTTAAACTCTTGCTTATCTAAAGCACAAGGTTTAGAAGATCGTCTAGCCGACTTTAAGAAGACCAACGAAAATCTTATTATCAGTAATGAGGCCTTAACTATGCTAACTACTAAAGGTGCTAGCAATGTTGAAAAGTCTCTTGAAAGTTTAAAAGAAAAAGATTTAAGAATTTCTAGATTGCAAGATGCTGTTAGCAAAAAAGACAGTGTCATGTTAGCACTTGTTACAAGTTTAAAGAAAGAAGTAGGTATCAACGATCCAGACATTCAAGTTAATGTTGAAAAAGGTGTGGTATTTATTTCAATTGCTGATAAAGTATTATTCCAAAGTGGTAGTTACAACGTATCAACTAGAGCTAAAGAAATTTTAGGAAAAGTGGCCACAGTTGTAAAAGCGAAGCCTACATTTGAATGTATGGTTGAAGCGCATACAGATCCTGTTCCATACAACAGACCTCCACTTATTGACAACTGGGATTTAAGTGTTAAACGTGCAACCTCTGTTGTTCGTGTATTAGAAGATTTAGGTGTAGCTCCTAAACAACTTATTGCGGCTGGTCGTTCAGAATTCCAACCTTTAGTAGATAATGACACGGCAGAAAACAGAGCTAAAAATAGACGTACTAGAATTATTGTTTTACCAAAAATTGATGAATTCTACGAAATGATTGACAAGGAAATGAAAAACCTTGCAGCTGACGGTAGATAA
- a CDS encoding glycosyltransferase family 2 protein, producing MKIAVVILNWNGQKLLEQFLPAVMAFSEEANIYVADNASTDDSVHYIKENFPEITIIKNSENGGYAKGYNDALKQVEEDIYCLLNSDVEVTENWLESILEEFENNPETAIIQPKILDFKNKAYFEYAGAAGGFIDKYGYPFCRGRVFNTLEKDNKQYNDKTNIFWASGACFFIRKSVFKNLSGFDESFFAHMEEIDLCWRAFNQDLKTVYIGTSTVYHVGGATLKNTNPKKTYLNFRNSLFTITKNASGNLFFLIFTRLLLDGLASIMFLFTLKFQHILAVLKAHLSFYKNLPNLLKKRAVLHQKAGYFQTKSIVWDYYIKGTYRS from the coding sequence ATGAAAATAGCCGTTGTTATATTGAATTGGAATGGCCAAAAACTGTTGGAGCAGTTTTTGCCAGCCGTTATGGCTTTTTCTGAAGAAGCTAATATTTATGTTGCCGATAATGCATCTACCGATGATTCTGTCCATTATATAAAGGAGAACTTTCCAGAAATCACCATTATCAAAAATTCTGAAAATGGTGGTTACGCAAAGGGCTATAATGACGCTTTAAAACAGGTTGAGGAAGACATCTATTGTTTGTTGAATTCGGATGTGGAGGTGACAGAAAATTGGTTAGAATCGATTCTTGAAGAATTTGAAAACAACCCTGAAACAGCTATCATTCAACCAAAAATTTTAGATTTTAAAAACAAGGCTTATTTTGAATATGCTGGCGCAGCAGGCGGTTTTATAGATAAATATGGTTATCCGTTTTGCCGTGGACGTGTTTTTAATACTCTTGAAAAAGACAATAAGCAATACAATGACAAGACCAATATATTTTGGGCATCAGGAGCTTGTTTCTTCATCAGAAAATCAGTTTTTAAAAATTTAAGCGGTTTTGATGAATCGTTTTTTGCGCACATGGAGGAAATTGACTTATGTTGGCGCGCTTTCAATCAAGATTTAAAAACGGTTTATATAGGAACATCAACAGTTTATCATGTAGGTGGCGCAACATTAAAAAATACCAACCCAAAAAAAACCTATTTAAACTTTAGAAATAGTTTATTTACAATCACAAAAAATGCGTCTGGCAATTTATTCTTCCTAATTTTTACACGACTCTTATTAGATGGACTTGCCAGCATTATGTTTTTATTCACGTTGAAATTTCAGCATATTTTAGCTGTATTAAAAGCGCATTTAAGTTTTTATAAAAACCTTCCAAACCTGCTGAAAAAGCGAGCGGTGCTCCACCAGAAAGCTGGCTACTTTCAAACAAAATCGATTGTTTGGGACTATTATATTAAAGGCACCTATCGCTCTTAA
- a CDS encoding type I restriction enzyme HsdR N-terminal domain-containing protein yields MQALNFPKFSFRFKNSENKVSIFDPIRKKFVILQPEEWVRQHCLQVLMQEKNYPKSLINVEKELRVNNLKKRYDIVVYNSDGTIHLIVECKAPSIPINQSTFDQIAQYNLTLNATYLMVTNGLNHYYCQMDLKAECYTFLKDIPDY; encoded by the coding sequence ATGCAAGCACTCAATTTTCCGAAGTTTTCGTTTCGTTTCAAAAATAGCGAAAATAAAGTATCTATATTCGATCCTATTCGGAAAAAATTTGTGATTTTACAACCGGAAGAATGGGTTCGTCAGCATTGCTTGCAAGTTTTAATGCAGGAAAAAAACTATCCTAAATCGCTTATAAACGTTGAAAAGGAATTGCGTGTCAACAATTTAAAGAAACGTTATGATATTGTCGTTTATAATTCTGATGGTACCATTCACCTAATTGTTGAATGTAAAGCGCCCAGCATCCCAATTAATCAAAGTACATTTGACCAAATTGCACAATATAACTTAACCCTAAACGCTACCTATTTAATGGTAACAAATGGTTTAAATCATTATTATTGCCAAATGGATTTAAAAGCGGAATGCTACACATTTTTAAAAGATATTCCTGATTATTAG
- the holA gene encoding DNA polymerase III subunit delta: MDEVKQLVSDIKNRNFKPIYFLMGEEPYYIDKVSDYIQETVLTEEERGFNQMVLYGRDVTIDEVVGNAKRFPMMAEYQVIIVKEAQDLSRTIENLVEYAKNPQPSTILVFNYKYKTIDKRKSLYKALNKTALVFESKKLYDNQVPSWINKVLAGKNYSITPKGAQMLTEFLGTDLSKISNELDKLRIVLPEGTQITPELIEVNIGISKDYNNFELHKAIGYRDVVKANKIINYFGENPKDNPMVLTVGFLYTYFSRVLHLHGLKDKSSRNVAAALKISPYFTEEYIVAARNYPMKKVSAIISDLRVFDVKGKGVGANAVPQSDLLKELMVRIMY, encoded by the coding sequence TTGGACGAAGTCAAACAATTAGTAAGCGATATTAAAAACCGGAATTTTAAGCCTATTTATTTTTTAATGGGTGAAGAGCCTTATTATATTGATAAGGTTTCCGATTATATTCAAGAAACCGTTTTAACAGAAGAAGAACGCGGTTTTAACCAAATGGTATTATATGGTCGCGATGTAACTATTGATGAAGTTGTAGGTAATGCTAAACGTTTCCCCATGATGGCGGAATACCAAGTCATTATTGTTAAGGAAGCACAAGATTTATCACGAACGATTGAAAATTTAGTGGAATACGCTAAAAACCCGCAACCTTCAACCATTCTGGTGTTTAATTATAAATATAAAACAATTGACAAACGAAAATCTTTATATAAGGCATTGAATAAAACGGCTCTTGTTTTTGAAAGCAAAAAATTATATGACAACCAAGTGCCGTCTTGGATTAATAAGGTTTTGGCAGGAAAAAACTATAGTATCACGCCAAAAGGAGCGCAGATGTTAACCGAGTTTTTGGGTACAGATTTAAGCAAAATTAGTAATGAATTAGATAAACTGCGAATTGTATTACCAGAAGGTACACAAATTACACCTGAACTAATTGAGGTAAACATAGGAATCAGTAAAGACTATAATAATTTTGAGTTGCACAAAGCAATAGGCTATCGTGATGTGGTAAAAGCGAATAAAATTATCAACTACTTTGGCGAAAACCCAAAGGATAATCCTATGGTTTTAACCGTTGGTTTTTTATATACGTATTTTAGTCGCGTGTTACATTTACATGGATTAAAGGATAAATCATCAAGAAATGTAGCAGCTGCCTTAAAAATATCGCCTTATTTTACAGAGGAATATATAGTTGCGGCTCGTAATTATCCCATGAAAAAGGTCAGTGCTATTATTTCTGATCTTCGTGTTTTTGATGTGAAAGGAAAAGGCGTAGGCGCCAATGCGGTTCCACAAAGCGATTTACTGAAAGAACTTATGGTTCGGATTATGTATTAA
- a CDS encoding type 1 glutamine amidotransferase domain-containing protein → MKDLNKKRVAILATNGFEESELREPKKALEEAGAHVDIVSLESGTIKSWTDGNWGKTYTVDKTLDNVSQNDYNALMLPGGVINPDVLRKNKNAVSFVKSFFENHKPVAAICHAPWLLAEADVLKGRKVTSYGSIKTDIINAGANWVDEEVVVDSGLVTSRSPKDLPAFNKKLVEEVYEGKHEAQMA, encoded by the coding sequence ATGAAGGATTTAAATAAAAAGAGAGTAGCTATATTAGCTACAAATGGTTTTGAAGAAAGTGAATTAAGAGAACCAAAAAAAGCACTAGAAGAAGCAGGAGCTCATGTAGATATTGTGAGTTTAGAATCAGGAACTATAAAATCATGGACTGATGGTAATTGGGGTAAAACCTATACGGTAGATAAAACGTTAGACAATGTATCGCAAAATGATTACAACGCTTTAATGTTACCGGGAGGAGTCATTAATCCTGACGTATTGCGAAAGAATAAAAATGCCGTGAGTTTTGTGAAATCATTTTTTGAAAATCACAAACCCGTTGCAGCAATCTGTCATGCACCTTGGTTATTAGCGGAAGCAGATGTTTTAAAAGGCCGAAAAGTAACATCTTACGGATCTATTAAAACAGATATCATAAATGCTGGCGCGAACTGGGTCGATGAAGAAGTTGTGGTGGATAGTGGTTTAGTAACAAGTCGTTCACCGAAAGATTTACCAGCTTTCAATAAGAAATTAGTGGAAGAAGTTTATGAAGGTAAACATGAAGCACAGATGGCGTAA
- a CDS encoding DoxX family protein, with protein sequence MLTKNYNDLALAILRVGLSGMMLVHGIPKIERLFTSPIEFGDPIGVGPTLSLILALIGEVVAPILIIIGFKTKLAALPAAITMFVAAFIVHWEDDFGTKEKALLYLVGFLVIFLAGPGKYALDKR encoded by the coding sequence ATGCTGACAAAAAATTACAACGATTTAGCTTTAGCTATTTTAAGAGTTGGACTCTCTGGAATGATGCTTGTTCATGGAATTCCTAAAATTGAACGTTTATTTACAAGTCCTATTGAGTTTGGCGACCCTATTGGAGTTGGACCAACATTATCATTAATATTAGCCCTTATTGGAGAAGTAGTTGCTCCTATCCTCATTATCATTGGTTTTAAAACCAAATTAGCGGCGCTACCGGCAGCCATTACCATGTTTGTTGCGGCATTTATTGTGCATTGGGAAGATGATTTTGGCACCAAAGAAAAAGCACTTTTATACCTTGTTGGATTTCTAGTGATATTTTTAGCAGGACCTGGAAAGTACGCTTTAGATAAACGCTAA